One window of Pseudomonas sp. FP198 genomic DNA carries:
- a CDS encoding DUF421 domain-containing protein: MDSVLRAAAMYVVLMVLFKIAGRRSLAELTTFDFVLLMIIGEATQQALLGDDFSMTNAFMVIVTLIAIDVGFSLLKLRSNWVSRLIDGGPTVIVEDGRILRGRMRHARLVEADIMEAARSSQGIETLDQIKFAIIERNGKISVIAKE; encoded by the coding sequence ATGGATTCGGTACTGCGAGCCGCCGCGATGTACGTGGTATTGATGGTGCTGTTCAAGATCGCCGGGCGTCGCTCGCTGGCGGAACTCACCACCTTCGATTTCGTCCTGTTGATGATCATTGGCGAGGCCACGCAGCAGGCGTTGTTGGGGGACGACTTCTCGATGACCAACGCGTTTATGGTGATCGTCACGCTGATCGCCATCGACGTTGGCTTCTCGTTGCTCAAGCTGCGCTCCAACTGGGTCTCGCGGCTGATCGACGGCGGGCCGACCGTGATCGTCGAGGACGGGCGCATCCTGCGGGGCCGCATGCGCCACGCGCGGCTGGTGGAGGCCGACATCATGGAAGCGGCGCGATCGAGCCAGGGTATCGAGACGCTGGATCAGATCAAGTTCGCGATCATCGAACGCAACGGGAAGATTTCGGTGATTGCCAAGGAGTAG